A single window of Flagellimonas maritima DNA harbors:
- a CDS encoding sodium:solute symporter — MSAIQILLLIGAYFLVLMTISYFTGKNDSNADFFKAGKKSPWYLVAFGMVGASLSGVTFISVPGWIEASEFSYMQVVLGYLVGYFVVAFLLLPIYYKYNLTSIYEYLLERFGKVSHKTGAFFFFISRVLGASFRLFLVAIVLQQFVFDDLGIRFEFTVVVSILLIWIYTFKGGIKTIVWTDTLQTLFMISAVVLSIVLINNELGWGFGEFLASEELKEYNSFLVLDSFLERNHFVKSFVGGMFITICMTGLDQDMMQKNLTCKSLRDAQKNMVSFSIVLVIATLLFMYLGALLFIYAGKNGISIPLMDGTPKSDLLFPEIALNSGLGISLAITFMLGLIAAAYSSADSALTSLTTSFCVDFLDLEKREETTQKRIRKRTHIAMSVLLILVIISFKYILSSNVIDGLLTVAGYTYGPLLGLFTFGIFTKHKVKDNYVWIVALISVITIALLGNVDPEYLGGYVVGYELLPLNGLLTFIGLWLIRDRNAEANID; from the coding sequence ATGTCGGCAATCCAGATTCTCCTTCTTATTGGGGCGTACTTTCTAGTTCTAATGACCATCTCTTATTTTACGGGCAAAAATGATTCCAACGCAGATTTCTTTAAAGCTGGAAAAAAATCGCCTTGGTATTTGGTTGCTTTTGGCATGGTTGGCGCATCCTTATCTGGAGTAACATTTATTTCTGTGCCCGGCTGGATCGAAGCATCGGAGTTTAGTTATATGCAGGTAGTCCTTGGATATCTTGTTGGGTATTTTGTCGTTGCCTTTCTATTACTGCCTATTTATTATAAGTATAATCTAACATCTATCTACGAATATCTTTTGGAGAGGTTTGGAAAAGTAAGCCATAAAACTGGAGCTTTTTTCTTTTTTATATCACGGGTCTTGGGAGCTTCATTCAGGTTGTTCTTAGTAGCCATAGTTTTGCAACAGTTCGTGTTCGATGATTTGGGGATTCGGTTTGAGTTTACTGTTGTTGTGTCTATTTTACTGATATGGATCTACACGTTCAAGGGTGGCATAAAAACAATTGTTTGGACCGATACGCTACAGACCTTGTTCATGATTTCGGCCGTTGTACTATCAATTGTGCTTATAAACAATGAACTGGGATGGGGTTTTGGTGAATTTTTGGCATCCGAAGAATTAAAGGAATACAATTCGTTTCTCGTATTGGATAGCTTTTTGGAGCGCAACCATTTTGTAAAATCTTTTGTTGGCGGAATGTTCATCACCATCTGCATGACAGGGCTTGATCAAGACATGATGCAAAAAAACCTTACTTGTAAATCGTTGAGAGATGCACAAAAGAACATGGTTTCCTTTAGCATAGTGCTGGTTATAGCAACATTGTTGTTCATGTACCTAGGAGCGCTATTGTTCATTTATGCGGGTAAAAATGGAATTTCGATTCCGCTGATGGACGGCACTCCAAAATCCGATCTGTTATTTCCAGAGATTGCATTGAACAGCGGTCTGGGAATAAGTTTGGCCATAACCTTTATGCTGGGCTTGATTGCGGCCGCCTATAGTAGTGCAGATAGTGCGCTGACCTCGCTTACAACTTCTTTCTGTGTTGATTTTTTGGATTTGGAAAAGAGAGAGGAAACCACCCAAAAAAGAATAAGAAAACGTACTCACATTGCAATGAGTGTTCTGCTGATATTGGTCATCATTTCCTTTAAATATATTTTGAGCAGTAATGTAATTGATGGTTTATTGACGGTTGCGGGGTATACTTATGGTCCGCTATTGGGCCTCTTTACGTTTGGTATCTTTACCAAACATAAAGTAAAGGATAACTATGTTTGGATCGTTGCCCTAATTTCTGTAATAACAATTGCCTTATTAGGAAATGTTGACCCGGAATATTTGGGAGGTTACGTAGTTGGCTATGAGCTTCTACCTCTGAACGGCTTGCTGACCTTTATAGGATTGTGGCTGATACGTGACAGAAATGCAGAAGCTAATATTGATTAG
- a CDS encoding transposase translates to MKNNTFKFTYIIDTDMCAKAKDLRDFDSLFDLLDYFITEKVCEEYLAVIKWNGKPTCPYCESERVKALKGKTKRFKCYGCRKQFGVKVGTIFHDSKLSLRKWFMAIYLVTANKKGVSSHQLARDLKIT, encoded by the coding sequence ATGAAAAATAATACGTTTAAATTTACATATATAATTGATACGGATATGTGTGCTAAAGCAAAAGATTTACGTGATTTCGATAGTTTATTTGATTTATTGGACTATTTCATAACAGAAAAAGTATGTGAGGAATACCTGGCCGTTATCAAATGGAACGGTAAGCCTACGTGTCCTTATTGCGAAAGCGAGCGTGTTAAGGCTTTGAAAGGAAAAACAAAGCGTTTCAAGTGCTACGGATGCCGTAAGCAATTCGGGGTTAAGGTAGGTACGATATTCCATGATAGTAAATTATCTCTTCGTAAATGGTTCATGGCTATATACTTAGTAACTGCCAATAAAAAAGGAGTTTCTTCACACCAGTTGGCACGGGATCTGAAAATTACATAG
- the htpG gene encoding molecular chaperone HtpG — protein MATGKINVSVENIFPLIKKFLYSDHEIFMRELISNATDATLKLKHLTSIGEAKVDYGNPIIEIKVDKDKKRIHVIDQGIGMTEEEVKKYINEVAFSGAEEFLDKYKDADKDTGIIGHFGLGFYSAFMVAEKVEIITKSFKDEPAVHWSCDGSPKFTLKEAKKKDRGTEIILHIAEDSTEFLEDSKIRELLMKYNKFMPIPIKFGTKTETLPKPEDAKEDDPAPTKEVDDIINNPNPAWTKQPVDLKDEDYKQFYRELYPMQFEEPLFNIHLNVDYPFNLTGILYFPKLSNDLNIQKDRIQLYQNQVFVTDNVEGIVPEFLTMLRGVIDSPDIPLNVSRSYLQADGAVKKIASYITRKVADKLSSLFKNNREDFEQKWNDIKVVIEYGMLSEDKFFEKADKFALYPTVDGNFYTFEELQNKIKDNQTDKDDKLVVLYASDKEAQHSYIEAAKAKGYEVLLLDSPIISHLIQKLETSKENLSFARVDADHLDNLIKKEDTAISKLSDEEKEKLKGEIEEVVKEKGYTIQMEAMDSSSSPFIITEPEFMRRMKEMQQTGGGGMFGMGGMPEMYNLIVNTNHGLVSEILNTKTSKKRERLINQSLDLARLSKGLLKGKELTNFISRSYEMIK, from the coding sequence ATGGCTACAGGTAAAATAAATGTTTCAGTTGAAAATATATTTCCTTTAATAAAAAAATTTCTCTACAGTGACCATGAAATTTTCATGAGAGAGCTAATTTCCAATGCAACGGACGCTACGTTAAAACTTAAGCACCTTACTTCTATTGGAGAGGCAAAGGTTGATTATGGAAATCCCATTATAGAGATTAAAGTGGATAAGGACAAGAAGCGTATCCATGTGATCGATCAAGGTATTGGAATGACAGAAGAGGAAGTAAAAAAATATATCAATGAAGTTGCTTTCTCGGGAGCAGAGGAATTTTTGGATAAATACAAGGATGCAGATAAGGATACAGGTATCATCGGACATTTTGGACTTGGATTCTACTCTGCCTTTATGGTTGCGGAGAAGGTTGAAATCATCACAAAAAGTTTTAAGGACGAGCCTGCAGTGCATTGGTCTTGTGATGGATCGCCAAAATTTACTTTAAAAGAAGCAAAGAAAAAAGATAGGGGTACAGAAATTATACTTCATATCGCAGAGGATTCCACAGAATTTTTGGAAGATTCCAAAATCCGTGAACTGTTGATGAAATATAACAAGTTCATGCCCATACCCATCAAGTTTGGCACAAAAACGGAAACGCTGCCAAAACCCGAAGATGCGAAAGAAGATGATCCAGCTCCAACAAAGGAAGTTGATGACATCATTAACAATCCTAATCCTGCATGGACAAAACAACCGGTAGATTTAAAGGACGAGGATTACAAGCAATTCTACAGGGAATTGTACCCCATGCAGTTTGAGGAACCCTTGTTCAATATCCATTTAAACGTGGATTATCCGTTTAATTTGACGGGGATTCTATATTTTCCCAAGTTGTCCAACGACCTCAACATTCAAAAAGATAGAATTCAATTATATCAAAATCAAGTTTTTGTCACGGACAATGTAGAAGGTATTGTACCGGAATTCTTAACCATGCTCCGTGGGGTAATCGATTCGCCGGATATTCCTTTAAATGTTTCAAGGTCCTATTTGCAGGCAGATGGTGCCGTAAAAAAAATAGCTTCTTACATCACCAGAAAAGTAGCGGATAAATTAAGTTCATTGTTCAAAAACAACCGTGAGGATTTTGAGCAAAAATGGAACGATATTAAAGTTGTCATTGAATACGGAATGCTTTCCGAAGATAAGTTCTTTGAAAAAGCGGACAAATTTGCATTATATCCAACCGTAGATGGAAATTTCTACACCTTTGAAGAACTGCAAAATAAGATAAAAGATAACCAAACGGATAAGGACGATAAATTGGTAGTGCTTTATGCTTCGGATAAAGAAGCACAACACAGCTATATAGAAGCTGCAAAGGCAAAAGGTTACGAAGTATTGCTTTTGGATTCTCCGATTATATCACATCTAATACAAAAATTGGAGACTTCAAAAGAGAATTTATCCTTTGCAAGAGTGGATGCAGATCATTTGGACAATCTCATAAAAAAGGAAGATACCGCTATTTCCAAGCTTTCTGACGAAGAAAAGGAGAAGCTAAAAGGAGAAATTGAAGAAGTCGTCAAAGAGAAAGGGTACACCATACAAATGGAAGCAATGGACAGTTCATCATCACCGTTCATTATTACAGAGCCTGAATTTATGCGCAGAATGAAAGAAATGCAGCAAACAGGTGGTGGCGGAATGTTTGGTATGGGTGGTATGCCAGAAATGTACAATCTGATCGTGAACACCAACCATGGGCTTGTCAGCGAAATTCTGAATACCAAAACATCCAAAAAGCGGGAAAGATTGATTAATCAGTCGCTTGATTTGGCGAGATTGTCAAAAGGATTGCTAAAAGGTAAAGAGCTTACCAATTTTATTTCACGTAGTTACGAAATGATTAAGTAA
- a CDS encoding 3-oxoacyl-ACP synthase III family protein: MYNSRISGLGFFVPENVVTNGDLSKMMDTNDEWIQERTGIKERRHVIKGTDTTTSMGVKAAKIAIERAGIDKDDIDFIVFATLSPDYYFPGPGVLVQRDLGIKTVGALDVRNQCSGFVYGISVADQYIKSGMYKNILVIGSELHSHGLDMTTRGRGVSVIFGDGAGAAVLTREENTKKGILSTHLHSEGQHAEELSLIAPGMGKRWVTDIIEDEDPNDTSYFPYMNGQFVFKNAVVRFSEVIMEGLQKNNLGPQDIDMLIPHQANLRISQFVQKKFGLSNDQVYNNIMSYGNTTAASIPIALTEAWENDKINEGDLVVLAAFGSGFTWGSVIIKW, from the coding sequence ATGTATAACTCAAGAATATCGGGCTTAGGATTTTTTGTGCCGGAAAATGTGGTTACGAATGGCGACTTGTCCAAAATGATGGACACGAATGATGAGTGGATTCAAGAACGTACGGGAATCAAAGAGCGCAGGCATGTAATAAAAGGCACCGATACTACAACGTCAATGGGGGTCAAAGCTGCTAAAATTGCTATAGAACGTGCAGGTATTGATAAAGACGATATTGATTTTATTGTTTTTGCCACCTTAAGCCCCGATTATTATTTTCCAGGCCCCGGTGTACTGGTGCAACGGGATTTGGGTATAAAAACCGTGGGTGCTTTGGATGTCAGAAATCAATGTTCTGGGTTTGTTTATGGAATTTCTGTGGCTGATCAGTACATCAAAAGCGGTATGTACAAAAATATATTGGTTATTGGCTCGGAGTTACACTCTCACGGTTTGGACATGACGACTAGGGGTAGGGGGGTATCTGTTATTTTTGGTGACGGTGCCGGAGCGGCAGTATTGACAAGAGAAGAAAATACTAAAAAAGGAATCTTGTCCACACATTTGCATTCCGAAGGGCAGCATGCAGAAGAACTTTCTTTGATAGCACCCGGAATGGGGAAAAGATGGGTCACTGATATTATAGAAGATGAGGACCCCAACGATACTTCGTACTTTCCATATATGAACGGTCAATTTGTATTCAAAAACGCCGTCGTCCGCTTTAGCGAAGTTATTATGGAAGGATTACAAAAAAATAATTTGGGTCCGCAAGATATCGATATGCTAATTCCGCATCAGGCCAATTTACGTATTTCTCAGTTTGTTCAAAAAAAATTCGGTCTTTCTAATGACCAGGTCTATAACAATATCATGAGTTATGGAAACACTACTGCTGCTTCAATCCCTATAGCTCTTACGGAAGCATGGGAAAATGATAAAATAAACGAAGGTGATTTAGTGGTATTGGCTGCTTTTGGAAGTGGATTTACCTGGGGTAGTGTAATTATAAAATGGTAA
- a CDS encoding ABC1 kinase family protein produces MKTLDSIPTGKIERAGKLVKTGVKIGGNYVKYYGKKLVNSETAKEELDQDNAEDIYDGLKSLKGSALKVAQMLSMEKNILPRAYVEKFSLSQFSVPPLSAPLVRKTFKRYLGKYPEEIFDTFEKDSINAASIGQVHKAKKDGKELAVKIQYPGVAESISSDLALVKPIAIRMFNLKGKDSEKYFKEVESKLVEETNYILELEQSQDITKACAVIPNIEFPNYYKNLSSERILTMDWMKGKHLSEFARTDFSQNLGNKLGQALWDFYMFQIHSLRKVHADPHPGNFLVSPKETLIAIDFGCIKEIPDEFYVPYFELAKEDNINNDVVFMKKLYELEILTPTDSKKELEFFKALFKEMLTIFTSPFNEEEFDFGANDFWNKIADLSERYSKDEQIRKMNGNRGSKHFLYINRTFFGLYNLLHDLKAKVKVNEFRKYMD; encoded by the coding sequence ATGAAAACATTGGACAGTATTCCTACGGGAAAGATTGAAAGAGCAGGTAAACTTGTAAAAACAGGAGTAAAGATTGGCGGGAATTATGTCAAATACTATGGCAAGAAATTGGTCAATTCAGAAACTGCAAAAGAAGAGCTTGACCAAGATAACGCAGAGGATATTTACGATGGACTAAAAAGTTTAAAGGGAAGTGCGTTGAAAGTTGCCCAGATGCTCAGTATGGAAAAGAACATTCTTCCAAGAGCATATGTAGAAAAATTTTCACTTTCCCAGTTTTCCGTGCCGCCACTTTCAGCTCCTCTCGTGCGAAAAACTTTCAAAAGATATCTTGGTAAATATCCAGAAGAAATTTTTGACACTTTTGAAAAGGATTCCATAAATGCAGCAAGTATTGGACAAGTTCACAAAGCAAAAAAGGATGGAAAAGAACTTGCCGTGAAAATACAGTATCCTGGCGTAGCGGAAAGTATTAGTAGCGATTTGGCATTGGTAAAACCGATTGCAATAAGAATGTTCAATTTAAAAGGAAAAGACTCAGAAAAATATTTTAAAGAAGTTGAAAGTAAATTGGTGGAAGAGACCAATTATATTCTTGAGTTGGAACAAAGTCAGGACATTACCAAAGCCTGTGCCGTTATCCCCAATATTGAGTTTCCAAACTATTATAAGAATTTATCCAGTGAACGTATTTTAACGATGGACTGGATGAAGGGAAAGCATTTGAGTGAATTTGCCCGAACAGATTTCAGTCAAAATTTGGGCAATAAATTGGGTCAGGCACTTTGGGACTTTTATATGTTTCAGATCCATAGCTTAAGAAAAGTACATGCCGATCCCCACCCAGGTAATTTTTTGGTCAGTCCAAAAGAAACTTTGATCGCCATAGACTTTGGTTGCATAAAAGAAATACCCGATGAGTTTTATGTGCCTTATTTTGAGTTGGCCAAAGAGGACAATATCAATAATGATGTTGTTTTCATGAAAAAACTTTACGAGCTCGAGATTTTGACTCCCACGGATTCCAAAAAAGAACTTGAATTCTTTAAAGCGCTTTTCAAGGAAATGCTCACTATATTCACTTCCCCTTTCAATGAAGAGGAATTTGATTTTGGAGCAAACGATTTCTGGAACAAGATTGCTGACTTGAGCGAACGCTACTCAAAAGATGAACAGATTAGAAAAATGAACGGAAATCGTGGTTCAAAACATTTTTTATATATCAATAGAACATTTTTTGGACTATATAATCTTCTTCACGATTTGAAAGCTAAGGTAAAAGTAAACGAGTTTAGGAAGTATATGGACTAA
- a CDS encoding outer membrane beta-barrel family protein, producing MKRVFLLFALLLCSVHSTHLFANNKTDSDTIGSISGIVVDETKQPIAYAAIVIKSSDDGKTITGGITAEDGSFEVEKLPEGSFILEVQFIGYKTHAQNLEITKRNGKIDLGTIVLTEDTEKLEEVEVVAERTTIEQRVDRKVINVGKDLTTAGATASDIMNNIPSVNVDSQTGDISLRGNSNVRVMVDGKLSNVPVAQLLRQIPSTSIKSIELITNPSAKYNPEGMSGIINIVLHKNANTGFNGTITTGLTQAIEAKFNSSIDLNYKQGKFNFYGNYGNNIGKYVNDGTILRLDENSLQAFDFFNNNKSHLYKVGVDFYLNDRNTISIFTNQNIFDGKGQGITDVTYNMDQSRNVTQIFNDINENQSEQYNFDYKHDFKKEGHNIELEIDHNAFNSDQDANFRSVGASLFPDYMDFVDTERTQTFINLDYVNPLDSISKLEVGLESRTFETDVDYSSTGLSFNSNGDLIPTPSTDFIYSMDIYSAYATFSQTRGKFSYQAGVRLEDVEVKADTNRLRAFTDKYTEIYPSAFITYNPNEKNQFQVSYSRRVDRPGLQQVNPVREWATPLISSFGNPSLVPQFTNSYETNYTRRLKNGSITAGIFYRAISDEINRAVYVDRLDFNKLILTFDNFQNTSAYGFELSTNYKFTKWWSINGSFDFFSQTQRGITESLSGDSPDPTENDIIEERVEVDNTAWNLRLNNSFKVSKSLTLQLFGFYRGQNRTIQFTARPMYFVNLGARYSFAQGKGTISLNYNDMFNTMRFGFDGDRPYEQVGGFNWESNNLYAGLSYQFGSGKNKAKQRKRRDSNTKKSGGGIL from the coding sequence ATGAAAAGGGTATTCTTACTTTTCGCACTGCTCCTATGCAGTGTTCATTCAACACATCTATTTGCAAACAATAAAACGGATTCTGATACGATTGGCTCCATATCAGGTATTGTTGTGGACGAAACGAAACAACCCATAGCCTATGCGGCCATCGTAATAAAATCAAGTGATGACGGCAAAACTATTACAGGAGGAATAACAGCTGAAGACGGAAGTTTTGAAGTTGAAAAACTTCCAGAAGGGTCGTTTATCCTAGAAGTACAATTTATAGGATATAAAACACATGCACAAAATCTGGAAATTACTAAAAGAAACGGTAAGATAGATTTAGGTACTATTGTCCTTACCGAAGACACCGAAAAACTCGAAGAGGTCGAAGTTGTTGCCGAACGCACTACTATAGAACAGCGTGTAGACAGAAAGGTGATAAACGTAGGGAAGGATTTAACCACTGCGGGAGCCACTGCCTCTGATATCATGAACAATATTCCCTCGGTAAACGTTGACTCACAAACGGGTGACATTTCCCTACGTGGAAACTCTAACGTAAGGGTAATGGTAGATGGGAAACTATCCAATGTTCCTGTGGCACAATTGTTAAGGCAGATACCGTCCACATCCATAAAATCTATTGAGCTTATTACTAATCCATCGGCAAAGTACAATCCCGAAGGAATGAGCGGAATCATAAATATTGTATTGCACAAAAATGCAAACACTGGATTCAATGGAACAATTACTACTGGACTTACCCAAGCAATAGAAGCAAAATTCAATAGTTCTATCGATTTGAACTATAAACAAGGAAAATTTAATTTCTATGGAAATTATGGAAACAATATTGGTAAGTACGTAAACGACGGAACCATTTTGCGGTTGGATGAAAATTCTTTACAAGCGTTTGATTTTTTTAACAACAATAAATCCCATCTTTACAAAGTAGGGGTAGATTTTTATTTAAATGACAGAAATACCATTTCAATTTTCACCAATCAGAATATATTCGATGGGAAAGGACAGGGAATAACGGATGTAACCTATAATATGGACCAGTCACGAAATGTTACCCAGATCTTCAATGATATCAACGAAAATCAAAGCGAGCAATATAACTTTGATTACAAACATGATTTTAAGAAGGAGGGACATAACATTGAGTTGGAAATAGACCACAATGCATTCAATAGTGATCAAGATGCCAACTTTAGATCCGTTGGGGCATCATTATTTCCTGACTATATGGATTTTGTAGATACGGAACGTACGCAGACCTTTATTAATCTGGATTATGTAAATCCTCTCGATAGTATCTCCAAATTGGAAGTAGGACTGGAATCAAGAACTTTTGAGACCGATGTGGATTATTCCTCAACTGGGTTATCCTTCAATTCCAATGGGGATTTAATTCCCACACCGAGTACCGACTTTATCTACAGTATGGATATTTATTCGGCATATGCAACCTTTAGCCAGACCAGAGGGAAGTTTTCATACCAAGCAGGCGTTCGCCTAGAAGATGTAGAAGTAAAGGCAGATACCAACCGTTTAAGGGCTTTCACGGATAAATATACAGAAATTTACCCTTCTGCCTTTATTACTTATAACCCAAATGAAAAAAATCAATTTCAGGTGAGTTATAGTCGGCGTGTGGATAGACCTGGCTTGCAACAGGTCAATCCGGTTAGAGAATGGGCCACTCCCCTAATTTCTTCTTTTGGGAATCCGAGTCTGGTGCCACAGTTTACCAATTCTTATGAAACCAATTATACAAGGCGCTTAAAAAATGGAAGCATTACTGCCGGGATATTTTATAGAGCTATTTCTGATGAAATAAACAGGGCCGTTTATGTTGACAGACTTGATTTTAATAAACTGATATTGACATTTGATAATTTTCAGAATACATCGGCCTATGGATTTGAGCTTTCTACCAATTATAAATTTACGAAATGGTGGAGCATCAACGGAAGTTTCGATTTCTTTTCCCAAACACAACGCGGCATTACGGAAAGTTTAAGTGGAGACAGTCCCGATCCCACCGAAAATGACATAATCGAAGAACGCGTTGAGGTGGACAATACAGCCTGGAATTTAAGATTGAACAACAGCTTTAAGGTAAGTAAATCATTAACATTACAATTGTTTGGATTTTATAGAGGTCAAAACAGAACCATTCAGTTTACAGCAAGACCAATGTATTTCGTCAACCTTGGAGCCCGCTATAGTTTTGCACAAGGAAAGGGAACCATTAGCTTAAATTACAACGATATGTTCAACACCATGCGCTTTGGTTTTGACGGGGATCGACCTTATGAACAAGTAGGTGGATTTAATTGGGAAAGCAATAATCTTTATGCAGGTCTTTCCTATCAATTTGGAAGTGGAAAGAACAAGGCAAAACAGCGAAAGCGTAGGGATTCCAATACCAAGAAATCAGGTGGAGGTATTCTATAG
- a CDS encoding TetR family transcriptional regulator C-terminal domain-containing protein yields MANTSNTKVTEEKIIGWFMESVLENETVPKSVYKFCKENKFKEEDFYKHFGSFDGLKLAIWEKFYSNTVSVMYKNKAYDSMTNEEKMLTFFFTFFESLTLNRSYVLFMLKEHRNTMEKMGQLKGLRKYIKNFASELIEEKNTEKNLSILKRSPQLFSEGAWIQFLFLLKFWMDDNSPNFEKTDIAIEKSVTTIFEVFENTPLEKIIDFGKFLYKENFA; encoded by the coding sequence ATGGCAAATACTTCGAACACCAAAGTCACTGAAGAGAAAATAATAGGTTGGTTTATGGAAAGTGTTTTAGAAAACGAGACCGTTCCAAAATCTGTCTATAAATTTTGTAAAGAGAATAAATTTAAGGAAGAGGACTTTTATAAACATTTTGGCTCTTTTGATGGGTTGAAGCTTGCTATTTGGGAAAAATTCTATAGTAACACTGTTTCCGTAATGTATAAGAACAAGGCATATGACAGTATGACCAATGAGGAAAAAATGCTTACGTTTTTCTTTACATTTTTTGAATCCTTGACACTCAACCGCAGCTATGTTCTCTTTATGCTCAAGGAACACAGAAACACTATGGAAAAGATGGGCCAGCTTAAGGGTCTGCGGAAATATATTAAGAATTTTGCCTCTGAACTTATTGAGGAAAAAAACACGGAAAAGAATTTAAGCATACTCAAGCGTAGTCCACAACTTTTTTCTGAAGGTGCATGGATACAATTTTTATTTCTTCTGAAATTTTGGATGGATGACAATTCGCCCAACTTTGAAAAAACCGATATCGCAATAGAAAAATCGGTGACGACTATTTTTGAAGTTTTTGAAAATACCCCTTTAGAGAAAATTATCGATTTTGGAAAATTCCTCTATAAAGAAAATTTTGCATAA
- a CDS encoding MOSC domain-containing protein, with protein sequence MKIVSTNIGRATPITWKGQETTTGIYKYPTKKPLLLEDETVKGDTISDRKHHGGIFKACYLFSADHYPYWKEKYPDLDWNWGMFGENLTVEGLDESQMQIGSIYRIGTSVVQISQPREPCYKLGIRFGTQNILEQFIDYGFPGTYVKVLDVGEAKIGDSMELIEKSSSPLTTQQFYNVLFSRNKDKNILKMAIENEALPAKKRERLKRFL encoded by the coding sequence GTGAAAATAGTTTCAACAAATATTGGCAGAGCTACTCCCATAACCTGGAAAGGACAGGAGACAACAACCGGAATTTACAAATACCCTACGAAAAAACCACTTTTATTAGAGGATGAAACGGTAAAAGGTGATACTATCAGTGATCGTAAACACCATGGAGGAATTTTTAAGGCATGCTACCTCTTTTCTGCAGACCACTACCCTTATTGGAAAGAAAAATACCCCGATTTGGATTGGAATTGGGGCATGTTCGGGGAAAATTTGACGGTTGAAGGATTGGACGAATCCCAAATGCAAATCGGTAGCATTTACCGAATCGGTACTTCGGTTGTACAAATTAGTCAACCAAGGGAGCCTTGTTATAAGTTGGGAATACGCTTTGGAACCCAAAATATTCTGGAACAATTTATAGATTATGGATTTCCTGGCACCTATGTTAAGGTTCTGGATGTTGGCGAAGCCAAAATTGGAGATTCCATGGAATTGATTGAAAAATCCAGTAGCCCGTTAACGACCCAACAATTTTATAATGTGCTATTTTCCAGAAATAAAGATAAGAACATCTTAAAAATGGCCATTGAAAATGAGGCATTGCCAGCTAAGAAAAGAGAGCGTTTGAAAAGATTCCTATAA
- a CDS encoding CoA-binding protein produces the protein MVRTLVFGASLNPGRYSNLAIRRLVGNKIKTEAFGLREGEVSGVPIKTSLDDFKDIDTVTLYVNPARQKEYYKKIVDLKPRRVIFNPGTENPEFYSILKENYIEVEIACTLVLLGTNQY, from the coding sequence ATGGTTAGGACTCTAGTTTTTGGGGCATCTTTAAATCCCGGTAGATATAGTAATTTGGCAATACGTCGCTTAGTCGGTAATAAAATTAAAACCGAAGCATTTGGTTTAAGGGAAGGAGAAGTTTCCGGAGTGCCTATAAAAACAAGTCTCGATGATTTTAAGGATATAGATACTGTAACACTTTATGTAAACCCCGCAAGGCAAAAAGAATATTATAAAAAGATAGTTGACCTAAAACCAAGAAGGGTCATATTTAATCCTGGTACCGAGAACCCTGAATTTTATTCCATTCTCAAAGAAAATTACATCGAGGTTGAAATAGCTTGTACTCTAGTACTATTGGGGACTAATCAATATTAG
- a CDS encoding MauE/DoxX family redox-associated membrane protein: MSYPWHLYLMAGMYIIAGIMHFIYPKAYMRIMPNYLPNHKFLVLLSGIAEIVLGIALCFEQTKKIGIYGIILMLLVFLLVHFYMLSGEKASAGVPKWILILRIPLQFGLIYWAAFYLEI, encoded by the coding sequence ATGAGCTATCCTTGGCACCTTTATCTAATGGCAGGAATGTATATTATTGCAGGAATTATGCATTTTATATATCCAAAAGCATATATGCGCATCATGCCAAATTACTTGCCAAACCATAAGTTTTTGGTATTGCTAAGTGGTATCGCAGAAATTGTCTTGGGTATCGCTCTTTGTTTTGAACAGACCAAAAAAATTGGTATTTATGGTATCATTTTAATGCTGCTTGTTTTCCTGTTGGTTCACTTTTATATGCTATCGGGAGAAAAAGCATCTGCTGGAGTACCAAAGTGGATATTGATATTGAGAATTCCGTTACAGTTCGGTTTAATATACTGGGCTGCCTTTTATCTAGAAATTTAA